The following proteins are co-located in the Streptococcus anginosus genome:
- a CDS encoding ABC transporter permease, protein MKKTTSNLFVAPYILWILLFVLAPVAMIVWQSFFNIEGHFTLENYKIYFTSQNLTYLKMSLNSVLYAGIITVVTLVISYPTAFLLTQLKHRQLWLMLIILPTWVNLLLKAYAFIGIFGQNGSVNQFLSFIGIGSQQILFTDFSFIFVASYIELPFMILPIFNVLEDMDQNLINASYDLGANRWETFCRVVFPLSMNGVRSGVQSVFIPSLSLFMLTRLIGGNRVITLGTAIEQHFLTTQNWGMGSTIGVVLIVAMLVIMWATKERGER, encoded by the coding sequence ATGAAGAAAACAACCTCTAATCTTTTTGTTGCTCCTTATATTCTTTGGATTCTATTGTTTGTATTAGCGCCTGTTGCCATGATTGTTTGGCAGTCGTTTTTCAATATTGAAGGTCACTTTACTCTTGAAAATTATAAGATCTACTTCACTTCGCAAAATCTGACTTATCTCAAAATGAGTTTGAATTCTGTTTTATATGCGGGGATTATCACAGTTGTCACTTTAGTAATCAGTTACCCAACGGCATTTTTATTGACACAACTAAAGCACAGACAGCTTTGGTTGATGCTCATTATCTTGCCGACCTGGGTCAATCTCCTTCTCAAAGCTTATGCTTTTATTGGGATTTTCGGGCAAAATGGCTCTGTCAATCAATTTTTAAGTTTTATTGGGATTGGCTCTCAGCAAATCCTGTTTACAGATTTCTCTTTTATTTTTGTAGCCAGTTATATTGAACTGCCCTTTATGATATTGCCGATTTTTAATGTTTTAGAAGACATGGACCAAAATCTGATCAATGCCAGCTATGACCTTGGTGCCAATCGTTGGGAAACCTTTTGTCGTGTCGTTTTTCCTTTATCTATGAATGGCGTGAGAAGTGGTGTGCAGTCAGTCTTTATTCCCAGTCTCAGTCTTTTTATGCTGACGCGTTTGATTGGTGGCAATCGCGTTATTACGCTAGGTACAGCCATTGAGCAGCATTTTCTGACTACACAAAATTGGGGCATGGGCTCAACCATTGGTGTTGTCTTGATTGTAGCCATGCTCGTTATCATGTGGGCAACGAAAGAAAGGGGAGAGCGATGA
- a CDS encoding ABC transporter permease: protein MKKTASIYLTVVFLILYLPIFYLIGYAFNAGDDMNKFTGFSLTHFQNMFSDTRLMLILAQTFFLAFLSSLIATAIGTFGAIYIYQAKKKYQDAFLSVNNILMVAPDVMIGASFLILFTTIKFQLGFLSVLASHIAFSIPIVVLMILPRLKEMNDDMIKAAYDLGASQVQMLKEIMLPYLTPAIIAGYFMAFTYSLDDFAVTFFVTGNGFSTLSVEIYSRARQGISLEINALSALVFLFSILLVIGYYFISREKGDAA from the coding sequence ATGAAAAAAACTGCTAGTATTTATTTAACAGTCGTCTTCTTAATTCTTTATTTGCCGATTTTTTATTTGATTGGCTATGCGTTCAATGCTGGCGATGATATGAACAAGTTTACAGGCTTTAGTCTGACGCATTTTCAAAATATGTTCAGTGATACTCGCTTAATGCTCATTTTAGCGCAGACCTTTTTCTTAGCCTTTCTATCTTCTTTGATTGCAACAGCAATCGGAACGTTTGGTGCCATTTATATTTATCAAGCCAAAAAGAAATACCAAGACGCCTTTTTATCGGTTAATAATATCCTCATGGTAGCGCCAGATGTCATGATTGGGGCAAGTTTCTTAATTCTTTTTACAACTATCAAATTTCAATTAGGTTTTCTATCTGTTCTGGCGAGTCATATTGCCTTTTCAATTCCTATTGTAGTTTTGATGATATTGCCACGGCTAAAAGAGATGAATGACGACATGATTAAGGCGGCCTATGATTTAGGAGCAAGCCAAGTTCAGATGCTCAAGGAAATCATGCTGCCTTATCTGACGCCAGCTATCATTGCCGGTTACTTTATGGCTTTCACCTACTCTCTAGATGACTTTGCTGTGACGTTCTTTGTGACAGGAAATGGTTTTTCAACCTTGTCGGTTGAGATTTACTCGCGGGCTCGGCAAGGAATTTCGCTAGAAATCAATGCTCTTTCTGCTTTGGTATTTCTGTTTAGTATTCTTTTGGTAATTGGCTATTACTTTATTTCTCGTGAGAAGGGGGATGCGGCATGA
- the lepA gene encoding translation elongation factor 4, translating into MNLDELKKRQEKIRNFSIIAHIDHGKSTLADRILEATDTVSSREMQAQLLDSMDLERERGITIKLNAIELNYRAKNGETYIFHLIDTPGHVDFTYEVSRSLAACEGAVLVVDAAQGIEAQTLANVYLALDNDLEILPVINKIDLPAADPERVRTEIEDVIGLDASEAVLASAKAGIGIEEILEQIVEKVPAPTGDVTAPLKALIFDSVYDAYRGVILQVRVMDGVVKPGDTIQLMSNGRTFDVTEVGIFTPKAVGRDFLATGDVGYIAASIKTVQDTRVGDTVTLADNPAAEPLHGYKQMNPMVFAGLYPIESNKYNDLREALEKLQLNDASLQFEPETSQALGFGFRCGFLGLLHMDVIQERLEREFNIDLIMTAPSVIYKVNMTDGESLDVSNPSEFPEPTKIDSIEEPYVKAQIMVPQEFVGAVMELAQRKRGDFVTMDYIDENRVNVIYQIPLAEIVFDFFDKLKSSTRGYASFDYEISEYRKSSLVKMDILLNGDKVDALSFIVHKEFAYERGKLIVEKLKKIIPRQQFEVPIQAAIGQKIVARTDIKALRKNVLAKCYGGDVSRKRKLLEKQKAGKKRMKAIGSVEVPQEAFLSVLSMDDE; encoded by the coding sequence ATGAACTTAGATGAATTAAAAAAGCGGCAGGAGAAGATTCGAAATTTCTCCATTATCGCGCATATTGATCACGGTAAATCAACTTTGGCAGATAGAATTTTGGAAGCAACGGATACTGTATCCAGCCGAGAAATGCAAGCTCAACTTTTAGATAGTATGGATTTGGAAAGGGAGCGGGGTATTACTATTAAGCTCAATGCGATTGAACTCAATTATAGAGCTAAGAACGGTGAAACTTATATTTTTCATTTGATTGATACACCAGGGCATGTGGACTTTACTTATGAAGTATCGCGATCATTGGCAGCCTGTGAAGGGGCTGTTTTGGTGGTTGATGCTGCTCAAGGTATTGAGGCACAAACTTTAGCCAATGTCTATCTGGCTTTGGATAATGATCTAGAAATCCTACCTGTTATCAATAAAATTGATCTGCCTGCTGCTGACCCAGAGCGAGTTCGGACTGAGATTGAAGATGTCATTGGTTTGGACGCAAGTGAAGCTGTGTTGGCTTCGGCTAAAGCTGGTATCGGGATTGAAGAGATCCTAGAGCAAATCGTGGAGAAAGTTCCTGCGCCGACAGGAGATGTGACTGCACCACTCAAGGCTCTTATTTTTGACTCAGTTTATGATGCTTATCGTGGGGTTATCTTGCAAGTGCGCGTGATGGACGGAGTTGTGAAGCCAGGTGATACCATTCAGCTCATGAGTAATGGCAGGACTTTTGATGTAACTGAAGTGGGTATTTTTACTCCAAAAGCTGTTGGACGAGATTTTCTTGCAACAGGGGATGTTGGCTATATCGCAGCTTCGATCAAGACGGTGCAGGATACTCGGGTCGGAGACACGGTGACCTTAGCGGACAATCCAGCCGCAGAACCTCTGCATGGCTACAAGCAGATGAACCCGATGGTTTTTGCTGGACTTTATCCGATTGAGTCCAATAAATATAATGATTTGCGGGAAGCTTTGGAAAAACTTCAGCTTAATGATGCTAGTCTTCAATTTGAGCCCGAAACTTCTCAAGCTTTAGGTTTTGGCTTCCGTTGTGGTTTCCTCGGTTTGCTCCACATGGATGTGATTCAGGAACGTTTGGAGAGAGAGTTTAATATTGACTTGATTATGACGGCACCGTCGGTTATCTACAAGGTTAATATGACAGACGGCGAATCCCTTGATGTTTCCAATCCGAGCGAATTTCCAGAACCGACCAAGATTGATTCCATTGAAGAGCCTTATGTCAAAGCACAGATTATGGTGCCGCAGGAATTTGTCGGAGCAGTCATGGAATTGGCTCAGCGTAAACGCGGTGACTTTGTGACTATGGACTATATCGATGAAAATCGAGTCAATGTCATCTACCAAATCCCGTTGGCAGAAATTGTCTTTGATTTCTTTGACAAACTAAAATCCTCAACTCGTGGTTATGCTAGCTTTGACTATGAAATCTCAGAATACCGAAAGTCGAGTCTCGTTAAAATGGATATTCTCCTTAATGGTGACAAAGTAGATGCTCTTAGCTTCATTGTTCACAAGGAATTTGCCTATGAACGCGGAAAATTGATTGTTGAAAAATTAAAGAAAATTATTCCGCGTCAGCAATTTGAAGTGCCAATTCAGGCAGCAATTGGTCAGAAAATTGTGGCACGGACAGATATCAAAGCTTTGCGCAAGAATGTCTTGGCAAAATGTTATGGTGGAGATGTTTCCCGTAAACGTAAGCTCTTGGAAAAACAAAAGGCTGGTAAGAAGCGGATGAAAGCCATCGGATCTGTTGAAGTGCCACAAGAAGCGTTCCTCAGCGTCCTCAGCATGGATGATGAGTGA
- a CDS encoding ABC transporter substrate-binding protein, translating to MKKLYSFLMGIVAIILILWGMSYHIESRTKSGSGDKLVIYNWGDYIDPELLTKFTKETGIQVQYETFDSNESMYTKIKQGGTTYDIAIPSEYMISKMMSERLLEKLDHSKIKGLENIGKRFLNQSFDPKNQYSIPYFWGTLGIVYNTELVKTAPKHWSDLWRPEYKNSIMMIDGAREVMGVGLNALGYSLNSKNTKQLQEAVDKLYTLTPNIKAIVADEMKGYMIQNNAAIGVSFSGEARQMLEKNDKLRYVVPTEASNLWFDNIVIPKTVKNKKAAYQFINFMLRPENAYKNALYVGYSTPNMPAKAMLPKEIQEDKAFYPDEETMKHLEVYQQLGAKWLGIYNDLYLQVKMYRK from the coding sequence ATGAAAAAGCTTTATTCATTTTTAATGGGCATTGTTGCCATTATCCTTATCCTCTGGGGAATGAGTTATCACATTGAAAGTCGGACAAAAAGCGGCTCTGGTGACAAACTGGTTATCTACAATTGGGGAGACTATATTGATCCAGAGTTACTGACGAAGTTCACCAAAGAAACCGGTATCCAAGTCCAATATGAAACCTTTGATTCTAACGAATCCATGTACACCAAGATTAAGCAAGGCGGGACAACTTACGATATTGCTATTCCTAGTGAATACATGATTTCTAAAATGATGTCGGAACGCTTGCTTGAAAAATTGGACCATTCAAAAATTAAAGGGTTGGAAAATATCGGAAAACGGTTTTTAAATCAATCATTTGATCCTAAAAATCAATACTCTATTCCTTACTTTTGGGGAACGCTTGGGATTGTCTACAACACAGAATTAGTCAAAACAGCTCCTAAGCATTGGAGTGATTTGTGGCGACCTGAATATAAAAACTCTATCATGATGATTGATGGAGCGCGCGAGGTAATGGGTGTTGGGTTAAATGCTTTAGGTTATAGTCTCAATTCTAAAAATACTAAGCAATTACAAGAAGCAGTTGATAAGCTTTATACGTTGACACCGAATATCAAAGCAATTGTAGCAGACGAAATGAAAGGCTATATGATTCAAAACAATGCGGCGATTGGCGTTAGTTTTTCAGGTGAAGCACGGCAAATGTTGGAAAAGAATGACAAGCTTCGCTATGTTGTCCCAACAGAAGCCAGCAATCTTTGGTTTGATAATATTGTCATTCCTAAAACGGTCAAAAATAAAAAAGCTGCTTATCAATTTATTAACTTTATGTTAAGACCTGAAAATGCCTATAAAAATGCTTTGTATGTTGGCTACTCAACACCTAACATGCCTGCTAAGGCGATGTTGCCAAAAGAAATTCAAGAGGACAAAGCCTTTTACCCAGATGAAGAAACAATGAAGCACTTAGAGGTCTATCAACAACTCGGCGCTAAGTGGTTGGGAATTTATAATGACTTGTATCTTCAAGTGAAAATGTATCGGAAATAA
- a CDS encoding DUF6556 family protein, which yields MENYSRKNKTANAKEEKTPTRHHIKKGLSAFQKTLATIGSILGIITATITILTFMNNNKSDTKTKSSQTTQTTIIKEIQKETTTDGAKSSDTTAASQGETETSSASSDTTQSSNTSSDTSSSQTSSTTTDNDTNTTTSSSSN from the coding sequence AAAACAAAACGGCAAATGCAAAAGAAGAAAAAACGCCTACTCGTCATCATATCAAAAAAGGACTTTCTGCTTTTCAGAAGACCCTTGCTACGATTGGGAGTATTCTTGGGATTATCACTGCAACAATTACAATCTTGACTTTCATGAACAATAATAAATCTGATACCAAGACAAAAAGTAGCCAGACGACACAAACAACTATTATCAAAGAAATTCAGAAAGAAACAACAACAGACGGGGCTAAGTCTAGCGACACAACAGCTGCAAGTCAAGGCGAGACAGAAACGAGTAGCGCTAGTTCTGACACCACGCAGTCTAGTAATACATCAAGCGATACTAGCTCTAGTCAGACAAGCAGCACAACGACTGACAACGACACAAATACAACTACTTCAAGCTCTAGCAATTAA
- the pepT gene encoding peptidase T, with translation MNYPTLLERFLTYVKVNTRSDEHSTTTPSTQSQVDFANNILIPEMKRVGLENVYYLPNGYAIGTLPANDPSFTRKIGLISHMDTADFNAESVNPQIIENYDGGVIPLGQSGFNLDPVDFASLKKYKGQTLITTDGTTLLGSDDKSGIAEIMTAIEYLTAHPDIKHCEIRVGFGPDEEIGVGADKFDATDFDVDFAYTIDGGPLGELQFETFSAASAEITFQGRNVHPGTAKGQMINALQLAIDFHNQLPEGARPELTDGYEGFYHLMNVEGTVEEAKASYIIRDFDTATFEQRKELMRSITNKMNEKHGERVHLELKDQYYNMRQVIEKDMTPINIAKAVMEKLDIKPIIEPIRGGTDGSKISFMGIPTPNIFAGGENMHGRFEYVSLQTMERAVDTIIGIVSYKD, from the coding sequence ATGAACTACCCTACTCTTTTAGAACGTTTTTTGACTTATGTAAAAGTAAATACGCGTTCAGATGAACATTCTACGACAACACCAAGCACACAAAGCCAAGTAGATTTCGCCAATAACATCCTCATTCCTGAGATGAAACGCGTTGGTTTGGAAAATGTATATTATTTACCAAATGGCTACGCTATCGGTACTCTTCCTGCAAATGACCCAAGTTTCACACGCAAAATTGGTCTCATTTCCCACATGGACACCGCAGACTTCAATGCAGAAAGTGTCAATCCGCAAATCATTGAAAATTATGACGGTGGCGTGATTCCACTGGGGCAATCTGGTTTTAACCTTGACCCTGTTGATTTTGCTAGTTTAAAAAAATACAAGGGACAAACCTTGATTACAACTGATGGAACAACCCTTCTCGGCTCTGATGATAAATCAGGTATTGCTGAAATCATGACAGCGATTGAGTATCTAACAGCTCATCCTGACATCAAGCACTGCGAAATTCGAGTTGGCTTTGGTCCAGATGAAGAAATAGGTGTCGGAGCTGACAAGTTTGATGCGACAGATTTCGATGTAGATTTCGCTTATACGATTGACGGTGGACCTCTCGGAGAACTTCAATTTGAAACTTTCTCTGCAGCTAGTGCAGAAATCACTTTCCAAGGACGCAATGTCCATCCAGGGACAGCAAAAGGACAAATGATCAATGCTCTGCAATTAGCTATTGACTTTCATAATCAATTACCAGAAGGTGCTCGCCCAGAGCTGACAGACGGCTACGAGGGCTTCTACCACCTTATGAATGTAGAAGGAACTGTCGAAGAAGCAAAAGCAAGTTATATCATTCGTGACTTCGACACAGCAACTTTTGAGCAACGCAAAGAACTCATGCGCTCCATTACTAATAAGATGAATGAAAAACATGGTGAACGAGTTCATTTAGAACTGAAAGATCAATACTACAATATGCGCCAAGTCATTGAAAAAGACATGACACCTATCAATATTGCAAAGGCTGTTATGGAAAAATTGGACATCAAACCGATTATCGAACCTATTCGTGGCGGAACAGACGGCTCAAAGATTTCCTTTATGGGCATTCCGACACCAAATATCTTTGCTGGTGGTGAAAATATGCATGGACGCTTTGAATATGTCAGTCTGCAAACAATGGAACGCGCCGTTGATACTATTATTGGTATCGTTTCTTACAAAGACTAA
- a CDS encoding ABC transporter ATP-binding protein: MNKPIIEFRNVSKVFEDNNTVVLKDINFELEEGKFYTLLGASGSGKSTILNIIAGLLDASSGDVFLDGVRINDIPTNKRDVHTVFQSYALFPHMTVFENVAFPLRLRKVEKQEVERRVAEVLKMVRLDGFEKRSIRKLSGGQRQRVAIARAIVNEPRVVLLDEPLSALDLKLRTDMQYELRELQQRLGITFVFVTHDQEEALAMSDWIFVMNDGEIVQSGTPVDIYDEPINHFVATFIGESNILPGKMIEDYLVEFNGKRFEAVDGGMRPNEQVEVVIRPEDLRITLPEEGKLQVKVDTQLFRGVHYEIIAYDGLGNEWMIHSTRKAIVGEEIGLDFEPEDIHIMRLNETEEEFDARIEEYVEMEEQEAGLINAIEEERDEENNL; the protein is encoded by the coding sequence TTGAACAAACCAATTATTGAATTTAGAAACGTATCAAAAGTTTTTGAAGATAACAATACAGTCGTTTTAAAGGACATCAATTTTGAGTTAGAAGAAGGGAAGTTTTACACTCTTTTAGGTGCTTCTGGATCAGGAAAATCAACCATTCTAAATATCATCGCTGGCTTGTTAGATGCTTCAAGCGGTGATGTTTTTCTTGATGGCGTCCGAATCAACGATATTCCGACTAATAAACGCGATGTGCACACGGTGTTTCAGTCCTATGCTCTTTTTCCGCACATGACCGTTTTTGAAAATGTGGCATTTCCGTTGCGTTTGCGTAAAGTTGAAAAACAAGAAGTAGAACGTCGGGTTGCGGAAGTCCTGAAAATGGTGCGTTTGGACGGTTTTGAGAAACGCTCTATTCGCAAACTTTCTGGTGGTCAGCGTCAGCGGGTTGCTATTGCGCGTGCTATTGTCAATGAACCGCGTGTGGTTTTGCTAGATGAGCCTTTGTCTGCACTAGATTTGAAGTTGCGGACAGACATGCAGTATGAATTGCGGGAATTGCAACAGCGTCTGGGGATTACCTTTGTCTTTGTCACCCATGACCAAGAAGAAGCGCTGGCTATGAGCGACTGGATTTTTGTGATGAATGACGGGGAGATTGTGCAGTCAGGGACACCTGTTGATATATATGATGAACCTATCAATCACTTTGTAGCGACGTTTATCGGGGAATCCAATATTCTTCCTGGCAAGATGATTGAAGACTATTTGGTCGAATTTAATGGCAAACGATTTGAAGCTGTTGACGGAGGAATGCGTCCTAATGAGCAGGTGGAAGTCGTCATTCGTCCAGAAGATTTGCGGATTACACTTCCGGAAGAAGGAAAACTTCAAGTTAAGGTTGACACCCAGCTCTTCCGCGGAGTGCATTATGAAATCATCGCTTATGATGGCTTGGGTAATGAGTGGATGATTCATTCGACTCGCAAAGCCATTGTCGGAGAAGAGATTGGGCTGGACTTTGAACCAGAAGATATTCATATCATGCGTCTCAATGAAACAGAGGAAGAATTTGACGCTCGGATTGAAGAATATGTCGAAATGGAAGAGCAAGAAGCAGGCTTAATCAATGCTATTGAGGAGGAGCGCGATGAAGAAAACAACCTCTAA
- a CDS encoding Cof-type HAD-IIB family hydrolase, translating into MIKLIALDMDGTLLNSQKEIPQTHIQAIHQAIENGVKLVLCTGRPLVGVKPYYEQLGLSGENEYVIINNGCSTHQTKDWKLVDWKELSAEDMLYLDRIAKQTPAQLTLFDEERYLVVDEKPSDLVTYDASLVFTTPTEISLEEAISGKNIMFQAMFLAQPDELDTFEKQFASQICQHFSGVRSQPVIYEAMPKGTTKATALKELAQRLDINPQEIMAIGDANNDIEMLEFAGLGVAMGNSSDYVKKLADYVTDSNDENGVATAIEKLILNN; encoded by the coding sequence ATGATTAAATTAATCGCATTAGATATGGATGGTACGCTTTTAAATAGTCAAAAAGAAATTCCCCAAACACATATTCAGGCTATTCATCAAGCTATCGAAAACGGAGTGAAGCTCGTTCTTTGTACAGGTCGTCCCTTGGTCGGAGTGAAACCTTACTATGAACAATTAGGACTGAGCGGAGAAAACGAATATGTCATCATTAACAACGGTTGCTCTACTCATCAAACAAAGGATTGGAAGCTTGTTGATTGGAAAGAGCTAAGTGCGGAGGATATGCTTTATCTGGATAGAATCGCCAAGCAGACTCCTGCCCAACTAACTCTTTTTGACGAAGAACGCTATTTAGTAGTTGACGAAAAACCAAGCGACCTAGTCACCTATGACGCTAGCCTTGTCTTTACAACCCCAACAGAAATCAGTCTCGAAGAAGCTATCAGCGGCAAGAATATCATGTTCCAAGCTATGTTTCTAGCACAGCCTGATGAATTAGACACCTTTGAAAAGCAATTTGCAAGCCAGATTTGCCAGCATTTCAGCGGTGTTCGTTCCCAACCAGTCATTTACGAAGCTATGCCCAAAGGCACTACTAAAGCGACTGCTCTTAAGGAATTAGCTCAACGATTAGATATCAACCCCCAAGAAATTATGGCAATCGGTGATGCCAATAATGACATCGAAATGCTAGAGTTTGCAGGTCTCGGTGTGGCTATGGGGAATTCTAGTGACTATGTTAAAAAACTCGCTGATTACGTTACAGATAGCAATGATGAGAACGGTGTCGCTACAGCTATTGAAAAACTCATTTTAAATAACTAA
- the murB gene encoding UDP-N-acetylmuramate dehydrogenase: MSTLEMLKSELNGIDIRFDEPLKQYTYTKVGGAADYLVFPRNRYELARVVKFANREQIPWMVLGNASNIIVRDGGIRGFVIMFDKLNGVAVDGYTIEAEAGANLIETTHIALHHSLTGFEFACGIPGSIGGAVFMNAGAYGGEISHILLSCKVLTRDGEIKNISAQDMKFGYRRSYVQQTGDVVISAKFALAPGMHRVIRQEMERLTHLRQLKQPLEYPSCGSVFKRPVGHFAGQLISEANLKGHRIGGVEVSTKHAGFMVNVDNGTAADYENLIAHVIETVKAHSGVTLEREVRIIGEK; the protein is encoded by the coding sequence ATGTCAACTTTAGAAATGTTAAAATCAGAATTAAACGGAATTGATATCCGTTTTGATGAACCTTTGAAACAATACACTTATACCAAAGTAGGTGGAGCTGCAGATTATTTGGTTTTTCCGCGAAATCGTTATGAATTGGCACGAGTGGTAAAATTTGCTAATCGGGAGCAGATTCCTTGGATGGTACTAGGAAATGCTAGCAATATCATCGTTCGCGACGGTGGTATTCGCGGTTTTGTGATTATGTTTGACAAATTAAACGGAGTGGCAGTAGATGGCTACACCATTGAAGCAGAGGCAGGTGCTAATCTCATTGAAACGACTCATATTGCACTTCATCATAGCCTGACAGGTTTTGAATTTGCTTGCGGGATTCCAGGGAGTATTGGCGGAGCTGTCTTTATGAATGCTGGTGCTTATGGTGGTGAAATTTCGCATATTTTACTTTCTTGTAAGGTGCTGACACGGGATGGAGAAATAAAAAATATTAGTGCTCAAGACATGAAATTTGGCTATCGTCGTTCCTATGTTCAACAGACAGGTGATGTGGTGATCTCTGCCAAGTTTGCCTTAGCACCAGGAATGCACCGTGTGATTCGTCAAGAAATGGAACGTTTGACACACCTTCGTCAATTGAAGCAGCCTTTAGAGTATCCTTCTTGTGGCTCTGTTTTTAAACGTCCGGTAGGGCATTTCGCAGGGCAATTGATTAGTGAAGCGAATTTAAAAGGGCATCGCATTGGTGGGGTAGAAGTTTCGACAAAGCATGCAGGTTTTATGGTCAATGTTGATAATGGAACTGCAGCAGATTATGAAAATTTGATTGCACATGTGATTGAGACAGTCAAAGCTCATTCTGGTGTGACTTTGGAAAGAGAAGTCCGAATTATTGGGGAGAAATGA
- a CDS encoding YoaK family protein produces MMINNVKRKREFHSRSKFFACLLTFCAGFIDAYTFIERGGTLVAGQTGNVVFLSVELIHHETGEIEVKLATMLAFMLGIFVLTIFKNSFENSLWRLSSILPLILFCGLTGFLPATVSNLFIVPPIGFCMGLVATAFGEVDGIVYNNSFMTGNIKKTMVAFGTYVRTKEKTCLAEGIFFVALLGSFVTGAIVSIYLIQFYLLKTIWLVAIILLAFLTFRMVQYIRRR; encoded by the coding sequence ATGATGATAAATAATGTAAAAAGAAAAAGAGAGTTTCATTCGCGCTCGAAATTTTTTGCCTGTCTGCTGACTTTTTGTGCGGGATTTATTGATGCTTATACATTTATTGAAAGAGGCGGGACATTGGTTGCGGGTCAAACAGGAAACGTTGTGTTCTTGTCAGTTGAATTGATTCATCATGAGACAGGGGAAATAGAAGTGAAGTTGGCAACGATGCTGGCTTTTATGTTAGGCATTTTTGTGTTAACCATTTTCAAAAATAGCTTTGAAAATTCTTTATGGCGCTTGTCCAGCATTCTCCCACTGATTTTGTTTTGTGGGCTTACAGGATTTCTACCAGCAACCGTGTCTAATCTTTTCATTGTTCCGCCGATTGGTTTTTGTATGGGGTTGGTGGCAACGGCTTTTGGTGAAGTGGATGGCATTGTCTACAATAATTCTTTTATGACAGGCAATATCAAAAAAACAATGGTAGCTTTTGGTACTTATGTGCGGACAAAAGAAAAAACTTGCTTAGCAGAAGGCATTTTCTTCGTTGCTTTATTAGGAAGTTTTGTGACAGGAGCGATTGTTTCCATTTATTTGATACAATTTTATTTGTTGAAAACAATCTGGCTCGTAGCTATTATTTTACTAGCATTTTTAACTTTTAGAATGGTGCAATACATTCGCAGAAGATAA